The Trueperaceae bacterium DNA segment GTGACCGCCTCGTACCTGGACGCCTACCGCCGGGTGACCGGGCGATGAAGGACCTCCGATGACCGGCACCCCGCCGCGCGTCGCGGTGGTGCACGACTGGTTGGACCGCTACGCCGGGTCGGAGCGGGTGCTCGAACGCATCCTCGGCCTGTACCCCGATGCGGACCTCTTCGCCGTCGTCGACTTCGTTCCGGGGGACCAACGCGCGTTCCTGCACGGCAAGCGAGCGACGACGACCTTCGTGCAGCGCATGC contains these protein-coding regions:
- a CDS encoding glycosyltransferase family 4 protein, coding for MTGTPPRVAVVHDWLDRYAGSERVLERILGLYPDADLFAVVDFVPGDQRAFLHGKRATTTFVQRM